One Archangium violaceum genomic window, CTCGCCTCCCCTCCTTCTTATGCGCCCGGCCGGAGAACTCGAGCTCCCGAGCCTCGAAGAGGTCCGCCGCCAGCGCCACCGGCAGGCCGGTCTCCCGCAGCACCCGGGCGAAGTCGAACTCCACGCTCGTGTCGGTGGAGGGCTCGTCCATCACCCCGTCGAACAGCACGGCCCGAGCGCCCTGGTGTGACAGCTCCTCCATCACCCGGGTCCACAGGCCACGAGTCCACGGGTAGTGGCCGAAGTCACGCGCGTACGCGGGGTTGTCGCGAACGCCGTCGAGGCTCGACTGATCAATGGCCACCACGACGATGTCGGGTGACTGGGCCTGGCTCCGGGTGAAGGTGGTGAGCGCGCGGTCATGGAGGGCGCGCTCCAGGGCTGGCAGTCCCAGCCATCCGAGGAGCCAGCACCCCGCCGCCACCGCCGTGGACAGCACCGCCACTCCCAGCATCATCGGCAGGTGGTTGCGCAGGCGCGGCAGCAGGAGCTTCCAGGTGTCACTCGCGGGTGTAAGGGTTTCACAGCTCGTTCGGTCTTTCTCGCAGCACACCGTGGCCCTCGTACCCAGGGCATCCAGGAGCGCACAATGACCGACCCACAGTCCCATGAGCAGAGCCCCTCCCCGCAGTCGTCCGAAGTCTCCTCTCCACCGGCTGCCCGGTTGAGCCGCCGCGCGCTCCTGGGAACCGCCGGAGGCGCCACCGTGGCGGGGCTCGCGATGGGGGGCGGCCTGGGCTCTCTGCTCCTCCCCGGGAGGGCAGGGGCCGAGGAGCTGGGGCCCGTCAACGCGCCTCGCCGCGTGGCTCAGGCCCGCGAGGTCCGAATCGAGGCCGCCAACCAGCAGGCGCGCCGTCCTCTGCCTCGACACCTCGCCAACGGGGATGAGCAGCGTCATCCGGGCTTCATCGCCAACTTCACCAAGGGCCTGCCGCATGACAGCCGTGGGCACGTGGAGCCCGGGGCCTACGCCGCGCTTCTCCAGGCCCTGCGCACGGGACGGCCGGACGACTTCGAGCGGATTCCGCTGGGAGGGGCGCGCAAGCTGGCCAACCCGCAGGCAGCCCTGGCCTTTGATCTGATCGGGCCAGACAGCCACCACGTCACCCTGCCGCCCGCCCCGGCCTTCGCGAGCGCGGAGAGTGCGGGGGAGATGGTGGAGCTGTACTGGATGGCGCTCGCCCGTGACATTCCCTTCGCCGAGTACGACACGCACCCGCTCACGCGCGCGGCGGCCGAGGACATCTCCAGCCTCTCGGACTTCCGTGGCCCACGGGAGGCGGATGGCACGGTGACGTCGCGCACGCTCTTCCGGGGGACCACGCCTGGGGATCTGAACGGCCCCTACGTGTCGCAGTTCCTCCTGTGGGACGTGCCCCATGGCGCTCAACTCCTGAGGCAGCAGAACCGGGTACCGGTGGCCGCGGATGACTACATGACGGTGTTCGGGGAATGGCTGGCCATCCAGAATGGCCATGCCCCCGGCAAGAACGTCTTCGACGCCACCCGCCGCTACCTCCGCAACCTGCGTGACCTGGGGGAGTTCGTCCATGTGGACTTCTCCTTCCAGGCGTACCTCAACGCGCAGCTCATCCTGCAGGGCCTGCGTGCACCCTTCAATCCGACCCACCCCTACCTTTCCTCGCGGACCCAGCAGGGCGTCGTCACGTTTGGCAACGAGTACATCGCCCCTCTCGTGGCCGCCGCGGCGAACCGCGCCCAGAAGGCGGTGTACTTCCAGAAGTGGGCCGTCCACCGCCGGCTCCGTCCAGAGGAGTACGCCGGACGTGTGCACCGCGTGCGTACCGGGGCCGCGGACTACCCGGTGCACAGCGAGGTGTTGAACAACCAGGCCGTGGACAGGGTGTTCTCTCGCTTCGGCTCCCACCTGCTGCCGATGGCCTTTCCCGAAGGCTCGCCCATCCACCCCTCCTACGGCGCGGCTCACTCGGCCGCCGCGGGAGCGTGCGTCACCATTCTCAAGGCCTTCTATGATGCGTCCTACGTCCTGCCCACCCCGGTCGTGGCCGACTCGGAGGGCCTGGCCCTCGTCCCCTACTCAGGGCCGCCGCTCACCGTGGGGGGAGAGCTCGACAAGCTCGCCTACAATTGCAGCATCGGGCGCAACGGCGCGGGCGTGCACTACCGCTCCGAGGCCATCGAGTCGATGATTCTCGGCGAGACCGTGGCCCTCGAGATGCTGCGTGACGAGAGGCTCACCTTCAACGAGAGCTTCCGGGGCTTCACCCTGACACGGTTCGATGGGACGACGGTCACACTCTGAGGAGGCGGGGTATAGGATGTGACGCCATGCTCCCGCTCCCCCGCGCGTCCCTCTTGCTGGTGCTGTGCCTGCTGCTGGCCAGCTCCGGCTGTGTCTTGGCGTATAGGCGGGATAGAAGCCATGTTGAGGGGGAGGGCTGGAGCGGAGGGGCCGAGAAGGGCCGCTGACGGGGCCAGCAAGGCCGCGCGCCGCGCCGGTACACGGGACGGTACAACCCCTTGGGGCACACCCCTGCCCTGGCCGCCCTCGCTTGAGGAGAGAGGCAGGGAGTTCGCTTGAGGAGAGAGGCAGGGAGTTGGGGCGTATTGACAGCGGCTGCGCCAGGTTCAGCACCACGCCTGCTGGGGTGGTCCCCGGGCCGGGGCCCGCTTCAGAGCCTGCGAGGGAAGTCCCAGGTGCTCCAATATCGAGCGCACCCCTGCCGGGGCCGTCACATACGCCAGCACCTTTCGCCTGCCTCCACACCGCGGACAGGCGAACACGTCCAGTGCGAACGTCCTCCTGAGCAACTCGGCCCAGTCTACTCGCGGCGTCTTCTCCTTCATCGGCTCCGTGCTGGCCGCTGCCTGGGGCGCCACGCTCCTCTCCTCCGCTCCGGCTTGGGGGACCAGAAATGGCCGCAGTTGCGCGCCTGGAGCAAAGACGCCGTGGAACCTCGTGAGGTTTGCCCGAGGCGCAGGTACCAGGGACGCTACACGCCGTAACAGTTCCAGCCCGGTGAAGAGCAGGTGCGTGGTGCCGTCGGGCAGCGGGCGCTTCATGCGGTAGGCGATGCGTCCATCCTCCATTCGCGCCAGGCGCTCCAGCGCCAGCGCGCCACGCGCCCCATAGCGGCACAGCCGCTCCAGCCCCTGCCTGTCGTTGGCATGGAGGTGCGTATTGGCATGCAGGGAGAAGCCTTCCAGCAAGGCGCACCGGGGCTGCTTTCGGGGAGGGGGCCGGACGTCCACCTCCGTCCAGCGCAGCCGTTGCTGCAGGGAGTGCGCCTGGTACGCCTGCAGCGCGTCCTCGGGTCCTTGAGCGGGCAGTGCCCCTCTTTTCTCCAGCAGGCGCAGCGCCCGATGACGCACCACCCTCAGCAACTGCTCCACCTCACCTTGCGTGGGCGGCGGCAACGCCTCGAAGCGCACGCCGCCCTCCCGCGGCACGAAGACGCCGTCCGGCACCAGCGAGTGGAAGTGCGGCGTGACCTGCAAGGCGGAGCCGAAGAACTGGATGAACGACACGGCCCCGACCTGCCCACCCCGCATTCCCTGCCGCCGTGCCCTTCGGCGCTGCAGGGCAAACACCGCGCGCAGGAAGACGGTGAGGACGTCCGAGAGCAGTCCCACGTCCTTGAGCAGCACCCACCGCACCCGGTGCGGAAAGGACAGCGTCCACTGACGGTAGGGCACATGCGGCAGCACCCGCTCTACCAGGTGCACCGCCGTCACATGCGCCCGCTTCGCGTTACAGGAGGGGCACACCCCTCGCCCCTTGCACGAGAAGGCGACGAGCAGCTCGTCCTTGCAACTCTCGCAGCGTACCCGCGCGAAGCCGTGCGCCAGCACGCCGCACTCCAGGTACCGGGCGAAGTCCCGCTCCACGTACCGGGGCATGCCGCGCCCCACCTCGCTGGCCTCCGCCAGCAGCGTGGCCAGGTTGTCCCTCACCGCCTCGTATAGCACCGTCCCCTCCGGCTGCCTTCGCCGGTACGCCCACCCGTGCGTCCCCACCTGCCCCTCCCCAGCCACACCTCGCCAGGGCACACGCTACCGTCCGCCTCCCACGGGCCTCCGTGGAGCCCCTGGCTGCTTGTGGGGTCGAGGCCTACGAATCCCTCCAGGAACGCTGGGCGAGCAGGCTCCCACACACTTCGCCAGGGGCGCAGCGTGCGCTTCAGTGCTAGGCCATGCTGCCATGTCCGGCGACCTACCCATTCCTCCCCGGCGGCTTGCCCACCCTGCACTTCCCCCGAACTCCCCATCTCGAGCCGGGTGGAGGACATCACCGCGGCCATCACCGCCCATCAGGTCGTCATCGTCGCGGGGGCCACCGGCTCGGGGAAGACGACGCAGCTGCCCAAAGTCCTGCTCGCCATGGGGCGCGGCCGCCCGCGCCAGATTGGCGTCACCCAGCCCCGGCGTATCGCCGCGACGAGCGTGGCCGCGCGCGTGGCACGCGAGCTCGGCACGGAGCTGGGCACGGACGTCGGCTACCAGATTCGCTTCGAGGACCGCTCGTCCCGGCGGACGGCCGTGAAGTTCATGACCGACGGGGTCCTGCTCGCGCAGATTCACAGCGACCCGCTCCTGAGCCGCTACGACACGATCGTGCTCGACGAGGCCCACGAGCGCAGCCTCACCATCGACTTTCTGCTCGGGTGGCTCAAGCGCATCCTCCCCAGGCGCCCCGACCTCAAGGTGGTGGTGAGCTCGGCCACCATCGAGACCGAGCGCTTCTCGCGGTTCTTCGGGGGGGCTCCGGTCATCCAGGTGGAGGGCCGGACCTTTCCGGTGGACGTGCTCTACGAGCCGCCCCCCGAGGACGCCGAGCTCGCCGACTCCGTCGCCGATGCGGTGGCGGACGTGCTCTCGCTCGACCCGGACGGGGACATCCTCGTGTTCCTCCCCGGGAGCGGGAAATCCGCGAAGCCGAGAATGCCCTGAACGCACGCGAGCTCCGCGGCACGGTGGTGCAGCCCCTGTATGCGCGCCTGTCGGCCGCCGAGCAGTCGCGCGTCTTCGCCACCCTCCCCGAGCGCCGGGTCATCCTCGCCACCAACGTCGCGGAGACGTCGGTCACCCTCCCGGGAATCGTGTACGTCGTGGATACGGGGTGGCGCGCCTGTCGCGCTACGACCCGCGCTCGGGCACCACACGCCTGCACATCGAGCCGATCTCCCAGGCCAGCGCCGACCAGCGCAAAGGGCGCTGCGGCCGCGTGCGCGAGGGGATCTGCGTGCGCCTCTACGACGAGGCGAGCTTCACCTCGCGGCCCGCCTTCACCGACCCGGAAATCAAGCGCACCGGGCTCGCGGGGGTCATCCTGCGGATGAAGTCCCTCGGCCTCGGTGACGTCGAGGACTTCCCCTTCCTCGACCCGCCCCAGCCGAGGGCCATCGCCGAGGGCTGGCGGGTGCTCGAGGAGCTCGGGGCCATCGAGGGCAAGGAGCGCACCTTGACGCCGCTCGGGCACCAGCTCGCGCGCTTCCCGGTGGACCCGCGCATCGCGCGGATGATTCTCGCCGGCGCCGAGTACGGGTGCCTGGACGAGGTGCTCATCGTCGCCGCGGCGCTCAACCTGCAGGACCCGCGCGAGCGGCCACGGGAGCTCGCGCAGAGCTGACGCGGCCGAAACGCATAACAACCATGTGGATTCACTGCTCCGCGAGCTCCTTGCGGTGGCTGAGCTGGTGTCGGTGTCATTCTACGGAGAGCTCAACCAGTACTTGCGCGAGTGGATTTCCGGCCGCAAGGGAATTGCAGTCAATTTGCCGTTGTGACGTCGCCCGAGCGGCCTCAACCTTCCACTACTGCGGGTCCGCCTGGGCTTCGCTTCCCCGATGCTTTACGGGTGCCAACAACGTTTCGTCCGCTCGCCTCAGCCGGGCCAGCAGCTCCGCATCCGTCCGGTCACTCTTGGAATGGTTGGCGGCGATGAGGACGCGACCTCGCACAACACGCGGCGGGAACGAGTAGAGAGGAAGCTCGCCGAGAAGTCCCCCCGCTCCCACCGAGCCGCCGCCTCTCGGAACGCCGCGACGAAGGTACGGTACTGCTCACGCAACACCCGCAACGCAGAGCATCATCACCCTGCTGGAGACACCCTGGAGCCCGGCACCGTGAGCGAAGGAGTCGGTGAACCTCCCGCCCGAGTAGGGGATGGTGCGGTTCTCGCCAATCACCTCGATGGTGCCGCTCGCGGGCAGGCCGGGCGGCAGGGTGAAGGTGCACGTCCCGCTGGTCCAAAGATGCTGACCTCGATCGCGAGGGGACTGGACGAAGCGGCCCTCTCGTCCGCGCCGGAGGTGCCTGTAACCAAGTTGAGGACCTTCGACCAGTGCTCGCGCATGGCCTCCCGGGTCCGGGGAGTCAGCGCAGGTTGAGGTCCAGGTTTTTCTCATAGATTCCGTGCATGATTGGGATACGTCCTACTGATTGTATTTAAGTGTGTCGATCCTTCGTCTTGGCGCAGTAAGGAGACACACGGATGGGCACGCACGAGACGAAGCAGACGAAGCGCACGGTGAAGCTGGGCTCCAAGGGTCCCGAGGTCTTCCCGCTGGGACTGGGCTACATGGGGATGTCCGGCACGTATGGAAAGACCGATGACGCGGAGAGCGTCCGGACGATCCAGGCCGCGATCGAGCGAGGGGTGACGCTGATCGACACGGGGGTCTTCCACGGCATGGGCCACAACGAGATGCTCGT contains:
- a CDS encoding CHASE2 domain-containing protein, yielding MCCEKDRTSCETLTPASDTWKLLLPRLRNHLPMMLGVAVLSTAVAAGCWLLGWLGLPALERALHDRALTTFTRSQAQSPDIVVVAIDQSSLDGVRDNPAYARDFGHYPWTRGLWTRVMEELSHQGARAVLFDGVMDEPSTDTSVEFDFARVLRETGLPVALAADLFEARELEFSGRAHKKEGRRVEGEGWSREVEEGRRRGPAEW
- a CDS encoding phosphoesterase; protein product: MTDPQSHEQSPSPQSSEVSSPPAARLSRRALLGTAGGATVAGLAMGGGLGSLLLPGRAGAEELGPVNAPRRVAQAREVRIEAANQQARRPLPRHLANGDEQRHPGFIANFTKGLPHDSRGHVEPGAYAALLQALRTGRPDDFERIPLGGARKLANPQAALAFDLIGPDSHHVTLPPAPAFASAESAGEMVELYWMALARDIPFAEYDTHPLTRAAAEDISSLSDFRGPREADGTVTSRTLFRGTTPGDLNGPYVSQFLLWDVPHGAQLLRQQNRVPVAADDYMTVFGEWLAIQNGHAPGKNVFDATRRYLRNLRDLGEFVHVDFSFQAYLNAQLILQGLRAPFNPTHPYLSSRTQQGVVTFGNEYIAPLVAAAANRAQKAVYFQKWAVHRRLRPEEYAGRVHRVRTGAADYPVHSEVLNNQAVDRVFSRFGSHLLPMAFPEGSPIHPSYGAAHSAAAGACVTILKAFYDASYVLPTPVVADSEGLALVPYSGPPLTVGGELDKLAYNCSIGRNGAGVHYRSEAIESMILGETVALEMLRDERLTFNESFRGFTLTRFDGTTVTL
- a CDS encoding transposase, with amino-acid sequence MGTHGWAYRRRQPEGTVLYEAVRDNLATLLAEASEVGRGMPRYVERDFARYLECGVLAHGFARVRCESCKDELLVAFSCKGRGVCPSCNAKRAHVTAVHLVERVLPHVPYRQWTLSFPHRVRWVLLKDVGLLSDVLTVFLRAVFALQRRRARRQGMRGGQVGAVSFIQFFGSALQVTPHFHSLVPDGVFVPREGGVRFEALPPPTQGEVEQLLRVVRHRALRLLEKRGALPAQGPEDALQAYQAHSLQQRLRWTEVDVRPPPRKQPRCALLEGFSLHANTHLHANDRQGLERLCRYGARGALALERLARMEDGRIAYRMKRPLPDGTTHLLFTGLELLRRVASLVPAPRANLTRFHGVFAPGAQLRPFLVPQAGAEERSVAPQAAASTEPMKEKTPRVDWAELLRRTFALDVFACPRCGGRRKVLAYVTAPAGVRSILEHLGLPSQALKRAPARGPPQQAWC
- a CDS encoding DEAD/DEAH box helicase, with translation MEDITAAITAHQVVIVAGATGSGKTTQLPKVLLAMGRGRPRQIGVTQPRRIAATSVAARVARELGTELGTDVGYQIRFEDRSSRRTAVKFMTDGVLLAQIHSDPLLSRYDTIVLDEAHERSLTIDFLLGWLKRILPRRPDLKVVVSSATIETERFSRFFGGAPVIQVEGRTFPVDVLYEPPPEDAELADSVADAVADVLSLDPDGDILVFLPGSGKSAKPRMP